The proteins below are encoded in one region of Amycolatopsis magusensis:
- a CDS encoding LLM class flavin-dependent oxidoreductase — MRVGIVILPEDRWWAAEPKWRAAEEYGFDHAWTYDHLGWRDLVDGPWFSAIPTLTAAATVTERIRLGTLVASPVARHPVPFMRELITLDDISDGRALLGVGAGVTSAHYDAVAIGEAELTDRQRADRFAEFVEALDGLLTQDKFDYPGEYFTARGARNLPGCVQRPRLPFLVAANGPRTMRVAARFGSGWVTTGRKTDDHEQWWRGVAEAVAKFDEALDAAGRGRNSIDRYLSLDAAPVYSLSSVDAFTEAAGRAQELGFTDVVSHWPRSSSWYEGREAVLEEVAADVLPRLQAG; from the coding sequence GTGCGCGTAGGCATTGTGATCCTTCCCGAAGATCGTTGGTGGGCGGCCGAACCGAAGTGGCGGGCGGCCGAGGAGTACGGCTTCGACCACGCCTGGACCTATGACCACCTCGGCTGGCGGGACCTGGTCGACGGCCCGTGGTTCAGCGCCATCCCCACGCTGACCGCCGCCGCGACGGTCACCGAACGCATCCGGCTGGGCACGCTGGTCGCCTCCCCGGTCGCGCGGCACCCGGTCCCGTTCATGCGTGAACTGATCACGCTCGATGACATCTCCGACGGCCGCGCCCTGCTCGGTGTCGGCGCCGGGGTGACCAGCGCGCACTACGACGCCGTGGCCATCGGCGAGGCCGAGCTGACCGACCGCCAGCGCGCCGACCGCTTCGCCGAGTTCGTCGAGGCCCTCGACGGCCTCCTGACGCAGGACAAGTTCGATTACCCCGGCGAGTACTTCACCGCGCGCGGCGCGCGGAACCTGCCCGGCTGCGTGCAGCGGCCACGGCTGCCGTTCCTGGTGGCCGCGAACGGGCCGCGGACCATGCGGGTCGCCGCCCGCTTCGGCTCGGGCTGGGTGACCACCGGCCGCAAGACCGACGACCACGAGCAGTGGTGGCGCGGCGTCGCCGAGGCCGTGGCCAAGTTCGACGAGGCGCTGGACGCCGCCGGTCGCGGCCGGAACTCGATCGACCGCTACCTGAGCCTGGACGCGGCGCCGGTGTACTCGCTGAGCAGCGTGGACGCCTTCACCGAGGCCGCCGGGCGCGCCCAGGAGCTGGGGTTCACCGACGTGGTGTCGCACTGGCCGCGGTCGAGCAGCTGGTACGAGGGCCGGGAGGCGGTGCTCGAAGAGGTGGCGGCCGACGTGCTGCCGCGCTTGCAAGCCGGGTGA
- a CDS encoding HAD family hydrolase — translation MEKPLLIASDIDGTLLSPLADLTARTLAAIRRASADGVPVVLASGRPPRWIPPVAQPAGLTGYAVCSNGAVIYDIGKDEVVEVRGRLEPIQLNDFAKELEKAIPDCRFAAERVGRRAVDPDTHNYVYETGYRNPWGDGEGLSVPRAETLGHPAVKLLVRHQGMTSGEMAEAAGAVLGDAVDITFSSNAGLIELAAPGMTKGSGLTWVTERLNVPASRVIAFGDMPNDIDMLRWAGHGVAMANAHPALFDVADETTAPNSEDGVAQVLERWF, via the coding sequence GTGGAGAAACCCCTGCTGATCGCCTCCGACATCGACGGCACGCTGCTCTCGCCGCTGGCCGACCTCACCGCCCGCACGCTCGCCGCGATCCGGCGCGCCTCGGCGGACGGCGTGCCGGTGGTACTGGCGAGCGGCCGCCCGCCGCGCTGGATCCCGCCGGTCGCGCAACCGGCCGGGCTGACCGGTTACGCCGTGTGCTCGAACGGTGCGGTGATCTACGACATCGGCAAGGACGAGGTCGTCGAGGTCCGCGGGCGGCTCGAGCCGATCCAGCTGAACGACTTCGCGAAGGAGCTGGAGAAGGCCATCCCGGACTGCCGCTTCGCCGCGGAACGCGTCGGCAGGCGGGCGGTCGACCCGGACACCCACAACTACGTCTACGAGACCGGCTACCGCAACCCCTGGGGCGACGGCGAAGGCCTCTCGGTGCCGCGGGCGGAGACGCTGGGGCACCCGGCGGTGAAGCTGCTCGTGCGGCACCAGGGCATGACTTCGGGCGAAATGGCCGAAGCCGCGGGTGCCGTGCTCGGGGACGCGGTGGACATCACGTTCTCGTCGAACGCGGGCCTCATCGAACTGGCAGCGCCGGGCATGACCAAGGGCAGCGGGCTGACCTGGGTCACCGAGCGGCTGAACGTGCCGGCTTCGCGCGTGATCGCCTTCGGGGACATGCCGAACGACATCGACATGCTCCGCTGGGCCGGGCACGGCGTCGCCATGGCCAACGCCCACCCGGCCCTGTTCGACGTGGCCGACGAAACCACCGCCCCCAACTCCGAAGACGGCGTCGCCCAAGTCCTGGAACGCTGGTTCTGA
- a CDS encoding DUF6541 family protein, producing MPTPDTFWTSLSTISVYLIVLAVPGGLIGIGAGLRGWALAGLAPLFTYLSLGSAGPWLSMVGLPYNTATAAAFSLLLAGIAFGVRALARSRGWVSQVPVPRGPTWSKRAHAAVIGCVLLATGLSMVVVLSAADDASSVFQRWDTVYHANGIRYIAETGDGSLVGMSTINWYPDGSFYPNAYHLVGALVYSISGASIPAALNGITVPIAGIFALALVAAIRQFGGRAAFAGSAAIVAGAATTGAYESVSSGLLPFALGIVLTPLAAVALQRFLTRPDVESGMVFTFTIVGLLLAHSSALFGAILFTAPLLLQRWFRREGVWWRDLLRMVPAGLAALVLAAPQILGAIAFTSSSYPYIPWASDIPVSSALAQLLTFRQVLQEPQMVLCVLLVAGILTARALGSMRWVAFSALLLSGMFVLVACYGALPWVISFSRPWWNDRYRLMSLAAIPLCLLAAHGLAELQRLLAKVAAGWDWVKARPRLPARIGVASAVLLVSVLAVGTNGFYTTANATAVAYAYHNGPESVGRPVPVTDFEVDAMREMGRLAEPGEMVLNDRLDGTAWLFAISGVRPVAGHYDPGVAPPDATYLSNHFREYDTNPEVRAAVERLNVRHVLLGSGSIKVDVLRAPGLRDLDGLPFLEKVYSNPDAMIYRILR from the coding sequence GTGCCAACACCGGATACGTTCTGGACCTCCCTGAGCACGATCAGTGTCTACCTGATCGTGCTGGCGGTGCCGGGCGGCTTGATCGGGATCGGCGCCGGCCTGCGGGGCTGGGCGCTCGCCGGGCTCGCCCCACTGTTCACCTACCTTTCACTCGGCTCGGCCGGGCCGTGGCTGTCCATGGTCGGCCTGCCGTACAACACCGCGACCGCCGCGGCCTTCTCGCTGCTGCTCGCGGGCATCGCCTTCGGGGTGCGCGCGCTGGCGCGCTCGCGCGGCTGGGTGTCGCAGGTCCCGGTGCCGCGCGGCCCGACCTGGAGCAAGCGCGCGCACGCCGCGGTCATCGGCTGCGTGCTGCTGGCCACCGGGCTGTCGATGGTCGTCGTGCTCTCCGCGGCCGACGACGCCAGCTCGGTCTTCCAGCGCTGGGACACCGTCTACCACGCGAACGGCATCCGCTACATCGCCGAGACCGGCGACGGCTCGCTGGTCGGCATGTCGACGATCAACTGGTACCCCGACGGCTCCTTCTACCCGAACGCCTACCACCTGGTCGGCGCGCTGGTGTACTCGATCTCCGGGGCGTCCATCCCGGCCGCGCTGAACGGCATCACCGTGCCGATCGCCGGCATCTTCGCACTGGCGCTGGTCGCCGCGATCCGCCAGTTCGGCGGACGCGCGGCCTTCGCGGGCAGCGCCGCCATCGTCGCGGGCGCGGCCACCACCGGGGCCTACGAATCGGTGTCCAGCGGGCTGCTGCCGTTCGCGCTGGGCATCGTGCTGACCCCGCTGGCCGCGGTCGCGCTGCAGCGCTTCCTCACGCGGCCGGACGTCGAATCCGGCATGGTGTTCACCTTCACCATCGTCGGCCTGCTCCTGGCGCATTCCAGCGCCCTGTTCGGCGCCATCCTGTTCACCGCGCCGCTGCTGCTCCAGCGCTGGTTCCGGCGCGAGGGCGTCTGGTGGCGCGACCTGCTCCGGATGGTCCCGGCCGGGCTCGCCGCGCTGGTGCTGGCGGCCCCGCAGATCCTCGGCGCGATCGCCTTCACCTCCAGCTCGTACCCGTACATCCCGTGGGCGTCGGACATCCCGGTGTCCTCGGCGCTGGCGCAGCTGCTGACCTTCCGGCAGGTGCTCCAGGAGCCGCAGATGGTGCTGTGCGTGCTGCTGGTGGCCGGGATCCTGACCGCCCGCGCGCTCGGCTCGATGCGCTGGGTGGCCTTCTCCGCGCTGCTGCTGTCCGGGATGTTCGTGCTGGTCGCCTGCTACGGCGCGCTGCCGTGGGTGATCTCGTTCTCGCGGCCGTGGTGGAACGACCGGTACCGGCTGATGTCGCTGGCCGCGATCCCGCTGTGCCTGCTCGCCGCGCACGGCCTCGCCGAACTGCAGCGGCTGCTGGCGAAGGTGGCCGCGGGCTGGGACTGGGTCAAGGCGCGGCCGCGGCTGCCCGCCCGGATCGGCGTGGCCAGCGCGGTGCTGCTGGTGAGCGTGCTGGCGGTGGGCACGAACGGCTTCTACACCACGGCGAACGCGACAGCGGTGGCCTACGCGTACCACAACGGCCCGGAATCGGTGGGCCGTCCGGTGCCGGTGACCGACTTCGAAGTCGACGCCATGCGGGAGATGGGCAGGCTCGCCGAACCCGGCGAGATGGTGCTCAACGACCGGCTGGACGGCACCGCGTGGCTGTTCGCGATCTCCGGGGTGCGGCCGGTGGCCGGGCACTACGACCCGGGTGTGGCCCCGCCGGACGCCACCTACCTGTCGAACCACTTCCGCGAGTACGACACGAACCCCGAGGTCCGGGCCGCGGTCGAGCGGCTCAACGTGCGCCACGTGCTGCTGGGCTCGGGCTCGATCAAGGTGGACGTGCTGCGGGCGCCCGGTCTGCGCGACCTCGACGGGCTGCCGTTCCTGGAGAAGGTCTACTCGAACCCGGACGCGATGATCTACCGCATCCTGCGCTGA
- a CDS encoding lysophospholipid acyltransferase family protein → MAELVYPPVVLAAKLMFRVLDNKLRVDGAEHIPATGGAVIACNHVSYLDFIFCGLGAQPAKRLVRFMAKQEIFSNKVAGPLMRGMHHIPVDRSAGASSYREAVARLRAGEVVGVFPEATISRSFTVKEIKSGAVRMAAEAGVPVVPMALWGTHRLWTKGRPRTLTKRHVPILIRAGEPFQPKPDEDAEVLTKDLRARMSALLEQVQADYPDQPASENERWWLPTHLGGTAPTPEAAAALDARRE, encoded by the coding sequence ATGGCTGAACTCGTGTACCCGCCCGTCGTGCTGGCGGCCAAGTTGATGTTCCGCGTGCTGGACAACAAACTTCGGGTGGACGGGGCCGAGCACATCCCGGCCACCGGTGGGGCGGTGATCGCCTGCAACCACGTGAGCTACCTGGACTTCATTTTCTGCGGGCTGGGCGCGCAACCGGCCAAGCGGCTGGTGCGGTTCATGGCGAAGCAGGAGATCTTCTCGAACAAGGTCGCCGGGCCGCTGATGCGCGGCATGCACCACATCCCGGTGGACCGCTCGGCGGGCGCGAGCTCGTACCGGGAGGCCGTGGCGCGCCTGCGGGCCGGTGAGGTGGTCGGCGTCTTCCCGGAGGCGACGATCAGCCGGTCGTTCACCGTGAAGGAGATCAAGTCGGGCGCGGTGCGGATGGCCGCGGAAGCCGGGGTGCCGGTGGTGCCGATGGCGTTGTGGGGCACGCACCGCCTGTGGACGAAGGGGCGCCCGCGCACGCTGACGAAGCGGCACGTGCCGATCCTGATCCGCGCGGGCGAGCCGTTCCAGCCGAAGCCCGACGAGGACGCCGAGGTGCTCACGAAGGACCTGCGGGCGCGGATGAGCGCGCTGCTGGAGCAGGTGCAGGCGGACTACCCGGACCAGCCGGCCAGCGAAAACGAACGCTGGTGGCTGCCGACCCACCTGGGCGGCACCGCCCCCACCCCGGAAGCCGCCGCCGCCCTCGATGCCCGCCGCGAGTAG